A window of the Brassica napus cultivar Da-Ae chromosome C5, Da-Ae, whole genome shotgun sequence genome harbors these coding sequences:
- the LOC106398444 gene encoding nucleolin-like yields the protein MRNFDYGGNEAVQESKKGGERDASVSLSSPERSRIRKSVEGISMLASTEASKASKTRRGTSYGSPASSPEKTTRRETSYGSPSPEKATRRGSTLSPRVAKKHKVNVAPSGDDREEWPESEMLASTVAKKTRRGTSYGGSPVSARQSKKQKVNSEKSLGDDGDDREEFLQIVVNEEEEFGDIGDDGSEDENGIAGIEEVGDKAKNDDCEVDEDEGDDDAWDDDKIPDPVSSDDENEEEIIPAQAYKEDTDPEELLQLGKTFSDVEDFKHACLRYTLKTRYNIKYYRSSSLKMGAKCAAEMRDDEAPCPWMVYCSYDRRKQKLMVKTYVNDHKCERTGYSKILKRSAIASLFAERLG from the coding sequence ATGAGGAATTTCGATTACGGGGGTAACGAAGCAGTTCAAGAGTCGAAGAAGGGTGGAGAACGCGATGCTTCTGTGAGTTTGTCATCGCCGGAGAGATCGAGGATCCGTAAAAGTGTTGAAGGGATATCGATGTTGGCATCTACAGAGGCGTCGAAGGCGTCGAAGACAAGGCGGGGAACTTCATATGGGTCGCCTGCGTCATCTCCGGAGAAGACCACGAGGCGGGAAACTTCATATGGGTCGCCATCTCCGGAGAAGGCCACGAGGCGTGGTTCAACTCTGTCTCCTAGAGTTGCGAAGAAGCATAAGGTAAATGTGGCTCCTTCTGGTGATGACAGAGAAGAATGGCCAGAGTCTGAGATGTTGGCATCAACAGTTGCGAAGAAGACAAGGCGGGGAACTTCATATGGTGGGTCGCCTGTGTCTGCTAGACAAtcgaagaagcagaaggtaaacTCGGAGAAGAGTCTaggtgatgatggtgatgacagagaagaatttctccagaTTGTGGTAAATGAAGAAGAGGAATTTGGGGATATAGGTGATGATGGTAGTGAAGATGAGAACGGTATTGCTGGCATTGAGGAAGTTGGTGATAAAGCAAAAAATGATGATTGTGAGGTTGATGAAGACGAAGGGGATGATGATGCATGGGATGATGATAAAATCCCTGATCCTGTGTCATCAGATGATGAGAATGAAGAGGAGATAATACCTGCGCAAGCTTACAAAGAAGACACTGATCCAGAGGAGCTCCTTCAGCTAGGCAAGACATTTTCAGATGTTGAGGACTTCAAACATGCTTGTCTCAGGTATACCCTGAAAACCAGATACAACATCAAGTACTACAGATCCAGTAGCTTGAAGATGGGGGCAAAATGTGCCGCTgagatgagagatgatgaggctCCATGTCCTTGGATGGTCTACTGTTCGTATGATAGGAGGAAACAGAAGTTGATGGTAAAGACATACGTCAATGACCATAAGTGTGAGAGGACAGGGTATTCCAAGATACTTAAGAGGTCAGCAATTGCAAGTCTATTTGCTGAGAGGTTAGGCTGA
- the LOC106398445 gene encoding uncharacterized protein LOC106398445 produces the protein MEVLENSCIKAKTKVMKERRKTHEEHFDKIWDYQAEILRSNPGSTMDIETIPGATVGSKQRFYRLYMCFQAQKGAWKKTCRPVIGFDGAFLKWDIKGQLLAAVGRDGDNRIVPIAWAVVEIENDTNWDWFVKRLALDLGLEDGNGFVIMSDKQKGLVKAVHTLLPEAEHRQCCRHIYENWRKGGKDLSLQRFFWFIARSYTLGMFNYNMDELKNYDPGAHASLIKTKPETWSRAFFKIGSYWNDNLNNLCESFNKTIREPRKKPLLDMLEEIRRQCMTRNYNMSKMTKDRKTRFTQKTHKELDRVEKKSKECSLRWEIRPETEVEDKDQSYVMNLENETCACQSWQMNGIPCIHAAKVILGVRKKLSEFVAPCYTTSKWRETYSFGIRPVNGMIEWPRTNRLGVIPPPNRNGKPGRPKNHDRK, from the exons ATGGAAGTTTTAGAAAACTCATGCATTAAGGCCAAGACGAAGGTGATGAAAGAAAGGAGGAAAACCCATGAGGAGCATTTTGATAAAATCTGGGATTACCAAGCAGAGATATTGAGGAGCAATCCTGGATCAACCATGGACATTGAGACAATACCAGGAGCCACGGTTGGAAGCAAGCAGAGGTTCTACAGGCTCTACATGTGTTTCCAAGCACAAAAGGGAGCATGGAAGAAGACTTGTAGGCCTGTTATTGGCTTTGATGGAGCCTTTTTGAAATGGGACATCAAGGGACAGTTGTTGGCTGCGGTTGGAAGAGATGGAGACAATAGGATTGTCCCTATTGCTTGGGCTGTAGTAGAGATAGAGAATGATACAAACTGGGATTGGTTTGTGAAGCGTTTGGCCTTGGATTTGGGATTGGAAGATGGGAACGGCTTTGTTATAATGTCTGACAAACAAAAG GGATTAGTGAAGGCAGTTCATACCCTCCTTCCAGAAGCTGAGCATAGACAGTGTTGTCGCCATATATACGAGAACTGGAGGAAAGGTGGAAAAGATCTAAGTTTACAGAGGTTCTTCTGGTTCATTGCAAGGAGCTACACTCTTGGTATGTTCAACTACAACATGGACGAGCTTAAGAACTATGATCCTGGCGCACATGCATCTCTGATAAAGACAAAGCCAGAGACTTGGTCTAGAGCTTTCTTCAAGATAGGCTCCTACTGGAATGATAATCTGAACAACTTGTGTGAGTCCTTCAACAAGACCATCAGGGAGCCTAGGAAGAAGCCTTTGCTAGACATGTTAGAGGAGATAAGGCGCCAATGTATGACTAGGAACTACAATATGTCTAAGATGACTAAGGACAGGAAGACTAGGTTCACCCAGAAGACACATAAAGAGTTAGACAGGGTTGAGAAGAAGTCAAAAGAGTGTAGTCTGCGTTGGGAAATTAGGCCAGAGACTGAGGTGGAGGATAAAGACCAGTCATATGTGATGAATTTGGAGAATGAGACTTGTGCATGTCAAAGCTGGCAAATGAATGGTATTCCTTGCATCCATGCTGCTAAGGTCATCCTTGGTGTGAGAAAAAAACTTTCTGAATTTGTTGCTCCTTGCTACACAACCTCTAAGTGGCGTGAAACCTACAGTTTTGGGATCAGACCTGTAAATGGGATGATAGAGTGGCCTCGGACCAATAGATTAGGTGTGATTCCACCACCTAATCGAAATGGCAAGCCTGGTAGGCCTAAAAACCATGATCGAAAGTAG
- the LOC106400480 gene encoding uncharacterized protein At1g43920, Chloroplastic-like has product MMSSGCEDSSVNTMEIRGIPEQCGCGRRTGIYTSKTKVDPGRTFFRCPMFQNDHLYKWVDEAVYEEVQDALPKVECFASDVMKIKMEIESMKTVEEELKEDVRKASNELKKLNVIMKVGFLVVCLGVVICLVLIMFDKADGLCLNSY; this is encoded by the exons ATGATGAGTTCGGGTTGTGAGGATTCGTCTGTGAATACGATGGAAATTCGTGGTATCCCGGAGCAATGCGGATGTGGTCGAAGAACTGGGATATACACATCAAAAACGAAGGTCGATCCAGGAAGAACTTTCTTTAGATGCCcaatgtttcaaaat GATCACTTGTATAAATGGGTAGATGAAGCTGTCTACGAAGAGGTTCAAGATGCATTGCCAAAAGTTGAGTGCTTTGCATCAGAtgttatgaaaattaaaatggaGATCGAAAGCATGAAAACCGTGGAGGAAGAGTTGAAAGAAGATGTCAGGAAGGCGAGCAATGAACTTAAGAAGCTGAATGTGATCATGAAAGTGGGTTTTCTGGTGGTTTGTTTAGGCGTTGTGATATGTCTTGTGTTGATCATGTTTGACAAAGCAGATGGGTTGTGTTTGAATAGCTACTAG